In one Shewanella loihica PV-4 genomic region, the following are encoded:
- a CDS encoding pentapeptide repeat-containing protein yields the protein MKQTNQCCYHEDEGFSCTEPAEASGLCYWHDPKIIKDKPEDIARLEAFARNGGMLRGISLKRANLPGIDLVRHHQKTGFDMSHAELYRANLQGAHMFNLNLQHASLMKADLREANVHCANLVGTNLLGIKWNGAKIENINTGKLLRQERLANEAERVGENEIALDYFEQAEEIYRDLRKAAEREGLFAMGGDYLRKELTMRRHQMPKYSYSRILSKMIDIFCGYGEAPTRVIGFSMGLIFVCALLYLFTGLNYDGNIHVFNWQNDLTTNLALFFNCIYYSVVTFTTLGYGDFTPIGYSRAIAAVEAFTGSFTIALFVVVFVKKMTR from the coding sequence ATGAAACAGACGAACCAATGCTGCTATCACGAAGACGAAGGTTTCTCCTGCACCGAGCCGGCCGAAGCCTCAGGGCTCTGTTATTGGCATGATCCTAAAATAATTAAAGATAAGCCGGAAGATATCGCCCGTCTGGAGGCCTTCGCCCGCAACGGTGGCATGCTGCGGGGCATCTCCCTCAAGCGGGCCAACCTGCCCGGCATCGACCTAGTGAGACACCATCAGAAGACGGGCTTCGACATGAGCCACGCCGAGCTGTATCGCGCCAATTTACAGGGCGCGCACATGTTTAACCTCAACCTGCAACACGCCAGCCTGATGAAAGCAGATCTGCGCGAAGCCAATGTTCACTGCGCCAATCTGGTGGGCACCAACCTCTTGGGGATCAAGTGGAACGGCGCCAAGATAGAGAACATCAATACCGGCAAGCTCCTCAGGCAGGAACGTCTGGCCAACGAGGCAGAGAGAGTGGGCGAAAACGAGATAGCCCTGGATTATTTCGAACAGGCCGAGGAGATCTACCGGGATCTGCGCAAGGCCGCCGAGCGCGAAGGCCTGTTTGCCATGGGGGGCGACTACCTGCGTAAAGAGCTCACCATGCGCCGCCATCAGATGCCCAAATACAGCTACTCGCGCATCCTCTCCAAGATGATCGACATCTTCTGCGGCTATGGCGAGGCTCCCACCCGGGTGATCGGCTTCTCCATGGGGCTTATATTCGTCTGCGCCCTGCTCTACCTGTTTACCGGCCTCAACTACGACGGCAATATCCATGTGTTCAACTGGCAAAACGATCTCACCACCAACCTGGCGCTCTTCTTCAACTGCATCTACTACTCGGTCGTCACCTTCACCACGCTAGGCTATGGCGACTTCACCCCCATAGGCTATTCCCGCGCCATCGCGGCCGTCGAGGCCTTCACCGGCAGCTTTACCATCGCCCTGTTCGTGGTGGTGTTCGTCAAGAAGATGACCCGCTAA
- the prfB gene encoding peptide chain release factor 2 (programmed frameshift) produces MFEVNPVKFKIKELAERTQLLRGYLDYDAKSERLEEVSRELESADVWNNPDNAQALGKERASLEAVVKTIDDMDSGLEDVEGLLELAVEEDDEDTFNDANSELAGLEKRLEELEFRRMFSGPNDASDCYLDIQSGSGGTEAQDWANMVLRMYLRWGEAKGYKPELIEVTDGDVAGIKGATIKFTGEYAFGSLRTETGVHRLVRKSPFDSSGKRHTSFCSVFVYPEIDDSIEIDINPADLRIDVYRASGAGGQHVNRTESAVRITHLPTNTVVQCQNDRSQHKNKDTAMKQLKAKLFELEMHKQNAEKQAAEDAKSDIGWGSQIRSYVLDDARIKDLRTGVENRNTQSVLDGDLDKFIEASLKSGL; encoded by the exons ATGTTTGAAGTAAATCCGGTTAAATTTAAAATCAAGGAGCTGGCCGAGCGCACCCAACTTCTTCGGGGGTATCTT GACTACGATGCCAAGAGTGAGCGTCTAGAAGAAGTCAGTCGAGAGCTAGAGAGCGCCGACGTTTGGAACAATCCCGATAATGCCCAGGCCCTAGGTAAAGAGCGCGCCTCACTAGAGGCCGTAGTCAAGACCATAGACGATATGGACAGTGGCCTAGAGGATGTGGAAGGTCTGCTGGAGCTGGCCGTCGAAGAGGATGATGAAGACACCTTCAACGACGCCAACAGCGAGCTGGCGGGTTTAGAGAAGCGCCTGGAAGAGCTGGAGTTCCGCCGCATGTTCTCGGGTCCGAACGACGCCTCTGATTGCTACCTTGATATTCAATCGGGTTCTGGTGGTACCGAGGCGCAGGATTGGGCCAACATGGTGCTACGCATGTATCTGCGCTGGGGCGAAGCCAAGGGCTATAAGCCTGAGCTTATCGAAGTCACCGACGGCGATGTCGCCGGTATCAAGGGCGCCACCATCAAGTTTACCGGCGAGTACGCCTTCGGTTCGCTACGCACCGAAACCGGGGTACACCGTCTGGTGCGTAAGTCGCCGTTCGACTCCTCGGGTAAGCGTCATACCTCGTTCTGCTCTGTGTTTGTCTATCCGGAGATCGATGACTCTATCGAGATCGATATCAATCCGGCGGATCTGCGCATCGACGTTTACCGCGCCTCGGGCGCCGGTGGTCAGCACGTTAACCGTACCGAATCTGCGGTGCGTATTACCCACTTGCCGACCAATACCGTGGTGCAGTGCCAGAACGATCGTTCACAGCACAAGAACAAAGACACGGCGATGAAACAGCTGAAAGCTAAGCTGTTCGAACTGGAAATGCATAAGCAAAACGCAGAGAAGCAAGCCGCCGAAGACGCCAAGTCTGATATCGGCTGGGGCAGCCAGATCCGCTCATACGTGCTGGACGATGCCCGTATCAAAGATCTGCGTACCGGCGTGGAAAACCGTAATACCCAGAGCGTCCTCGACGGCGATCTGGACAAGTTTATTGAAGCTAGCCTGAAATCTGGCCTTTAA